One window of the Vicia villosa cultivar HV-30 ecotype Madison, WI unplaced genomic scaffold, Vvil1.0 ctg.000892F_1_1, whole genome shotgun sequence genome contains the following:
- the LOC131631976 gene encoding omega-hydroxypalmitate O-feruloyl transferase-like — translation MENSNYENGFQQINVKLTSEPSLVPPSEETTKGTYFLSNLDQNIAVIVRTVYCFKNKDKGNEDACEVIKNALKDVLVHYYPLAGRLSISSEGKLIVDCTGEGALFVEAEANCCMEEIGDITKPDPRTLGMLVYDIPDAKHILQMPPLVAQVTKFKCGGFALGLCMNHCMFDGIGAMEFVNSWGEQARGLPISIPPVLDRSILKARNPPRIEHLHQEFADIEDKSNTNSLYEDEMVYRSFCFDPEKLKELKKKAMEDEDGVLESCTTFEVLSAFVWIARTKALKLLPEQETKLLFAVDGRAKFEPKLPKGYFGNGIVLTKSVCKAGEITNKPFSYTVKLIQQAIKMVNDGYMRSAIDYFEVTRARPSLACTLLITTWSRLSFHITDFGWGEPVLSGPVGLPEKEVILFLSHGQERRNINVLLGLPAPVMKIFQDLMKI, via the exons ATGGAGAACTCCAACTATGAAAACGGTTTCCAACAAATTAATGTGAAGCTAACAAGTGAACCATCACTTGTTCCACCATCAGAAGAAACAACAAAAGGAACATACTTTctatcaaaccttgatcaaaacATCGCGGTCATTGTTCGAACCGTTTATTGTTTCAAAAACAAAGACAAGGGAAACGAGGATGCTTGTGAAGTGATTAAGAATGCACTGAAGGATGTTCTTGTTCATTATTACCCTCTTGCTGGGAGATTGAGCATAAGCTCAGAGGGGAAACTGATTGTGGATTGTACTGGAGAAGGTGCTCTTTTTGTTGAAGCTGAAGCTAATTGTTGTATGGAGGAAATTGGTGATATTACAAAACCTGATCCTAGGACTCTTGGGATGTTGGTTTATGATATTCCTGATGCTAAACATATTCTTCAGATGCCTCCTTTGGTTGCTCAG GTAACTAAATTCAAATGTGGAGGTTTCGCTCTTGGACTATGCATGAATCACTGCATGTTTGATGGAATTGGAGCTATGGAGTTTGTGAACTCATGGGGAGAACAAGCAAGAGGTTTACCAATCTCAATCCCTCCGGTTCTCGACCGAAGCATACTAAAGGCGCGCAATCCACCAAGGATTGAGCATTTGCACCAAGAATTCGCTGACATCGAAGACAAATCAAACACTAACAGCTTATACGAAGACGAAATGGTGTATAGGTCATTCTGTTTCGATCCCGAAAAACTAaaagaattgaagaaaaaagcCATGGAGgatgaagatggtgttcttgAGTCTTGCACAACATTTGAAGTGCTTTCAGCTTTTGTTTGGATAGCTAGAACAAAAGCACTTAAGTTGCTTCCAGAGCAAGAAACAAAGCTTCTTTTTGCAGTTGATGGAAGGGCAAAATTTGAACCAAAACTCCCAAAAGGGTATTTTGGGAATGGAATTGTGCTAACAAAATCTGTTTGTAAAGCAGGTGAAATTACAAACAAGCCCTTTTCATATACTGTGAAACTTATTCAACAAGCAATTAAGATGGTGAATGATGGATACATGAGATCAGCTATTGATTATTTTGAGGTGACAAGAGCTAGGCCTTCTTTGGCTTGCACACTCTTGATCACAACTTGGTCTAGGCTTTCTTTTCATATTACTGATTTCGGTTGGGGCGAACCGGTCCTATCGGGACCGGTTGGCTTGCCGGAGAAGGAAGTGATTTTGTTCCTTTCACATGGGCAGGAGAGGAGGAACATCAATGTGCTTCTTGGTTTGCCTGCTCCTGTCATGAAGATCTTTCAAGATTTGATGAAGATTTAG
- the LOC131631963 gene encoding actin-related protein 2 yields MDSKNVVVCDNGTGYVKCGFAGENFPTSVFPCVVGRPMLRYEESLTEQELKDIVVGEGCADLRHQLDISYPVTNGIVQNWDDMCHVWDHAFYNELKINPQDCKILLTDPPLNPSKNREKMVETMFEKYNFAGVFIQIQAVLTLYAQGLLTGLVIDSGDGVTHVVPVVDGYSFPHLTKRMNVAGRHITAYLVDLLSRRGYAVNRTADFETVREIKEKLCYIGYDYKREYQLGLETTILVKNYTLPDGRVIKVGTERFQAPEALFTPELIDVEGDGMADMVFRCIQEMDIDNRMMLYQHIVLSGGSTMYPGLPSRLEKEILDRYLDVVLKGNKDGLKKLRLRIEDPPRRKHMVYLGGAVLAGIMKDAPEFWINREDYLEEGLACLSRCGQA; encoded by the exons ATGGACAGCAAAAACGTCGTCGTTTGCGACAACGGAACCGGA TATGTGAAGTGTGGATTTGCTGGTGAGAATTTCCCTACCTCCGTTTTTCCTTGTGTTGTGGGGAGGCCAATGCTCCGATACGAAGAATCTCTTACCGAGCAAGAGTTAAAG GATATTGTTGTTGGCGAGGGATGTGCAGACCTGCGACATCAGCTTGATATATCTTATCCTGTGACCAATGGAATTGTCCAAAACTGGGATGACATGTGTCATGTGTGGGATCATGCATTTTACAACGAATTAAAA ATTAATCCGCAAGACTGTAAGATTCTACTTACTGATCCGCCTCTTAATCCCTCAAAGAATCGTGAAAAAATG GTCGAGACAATGTTTGAGAAGTACAATTTTGCTGGAGTGTTTATCCAAATCCAAGCTGTTCTAACATTATATGCTCAAG GTTTGCTTACTGGATTAGTTATAGACTCGGGTGATGGTGTCACTCATGTG GTCCCAGTTGTTGACGGCTATTCATTCCCTCATTTGACAAAACGAATGAATGTAGCTGGCCGGCATATAACTGCCTATCTCGTTGATTTGCTTTCAAGGAGGGG ATATGCAGTGAATAGGACAGCTGATTTTGAGACTGTTAGGGAAATCAAAGAGAAGCTATGCTATATAGG CTATGACTACAAGAGGGAATATCAGTTGGGGCTTGAAACCACTATCCTTGTTAAGAACTATACT CTTCCAGATGGAAGAGTCATTAAAGTAGGCACTGAAAGGTTCCAGGCCCCTGAGGCTCTTTTCACACCG GAACTTATAGATGTTGAAGGTGATGGAATGGCTGACATGGTGTTTCGTTGCATTCAAGAAATGGATATTGACAACCGGATGATG CTTTATCAACACATAGTTTTAAGTGGAGGGAGCACCATGTATCCTGGATTACCAAGCAG ATTGGAAAAAGAAATACTTGATCGTTATCTTGATGTTGTTTTGAAGGGAAACAAAGATGGATTGAAG AAATTGCGACTAAGAATTGAAGACCCACCACGTAGGAAACACATGGTGTACCTTGGAGGTGCTGTCCTTGCAGGAATAATGAAG GATGCGCCAGAGTTTTGGATTAACAGGGAAGATTATCTAGAAGAAGGACTGGCTTGCCTGAGTAGGTGTGGCCAAGCTTGA